Genomic segment of Halarchaeum grantii:
GCCGTCGACGGCGAGACAGTACCTGAAACGGAAGCTGGCCGAGCGAGTCGGAGACCGACAGGAGCTGCTCATTCCGACCGGAGAATTACCCTTCGAGAAGGCGAGTCTCAGCAAGCCGTAACACCACTTCCTTAGTGGATCCCGGGAAACACCCAAGTATGTCAAATCAGCCTAAAGACGGTGTTCGTGTTTGGCTTGTCGAGCGGACGTACTCCGATGACGAACAGAATCTGATCATCCTCACCTACGCAACACCCGATGGCGAACAGTACTATCGGAAGGAACGAGCACTAACCTCATTCACCGACGTCCGAGATACGACGGCAGCAGTCGACGCTGAACCCGACAATCTCGGCACGGTCGATGACCCCGACCTCCAGGAACAATACGCGGCCGAAGCGCAGCGAATGCAGGAGGTCCACGACCCGGACGACGTGATCTGATACCCGCCAGTAGACATCGCCCCGGGCCATGGGTTATGTCGTAGGAGGCCGTACACAGGGTATGCGCGAACTCGTCTTCGCCCTCGAATACGAGCCGGGCTGTAACCGGGTGGCGGACGCCCTCGCCGACCACCCCGACGCCCGTGTCCGCTCGCTCTCGCTGCACGCCACTGCCGAGCGTCTCTGGCGGGTTGACCACGCCACCGGAACTCCTGAGGCGCTCGACGCCATCGAGGACGCCTTTCTCACCGGCGACTACTACGCTGACTGTCTCGCCACCGAGGACTGTGGCGCCACACAGACGACTCGTGTGCTGGATCGGACGGACGACACGCTCATCCTCTACTCCGACTGGGAGCGCACTCCGACCTGCGCCTCAGTTCCCCATATCGCTCGAGATCACCTCGGCGACGGCGTCTTGTTCGAGACTCGTCACGAGGGCCGCCACTACACGTGGCGACTCATCCACTCCGGCGATGGCGACGTGGCGGCGTTCTTCGACGCTCTCAAAGTCGCCGTCGGGGAGTGCGCCCAGATGGAGATGCTCCGCACAGCGGACACAACATCAGCTGGGGGACGCGACGGGACACCGAGCGGCCTACCGCCAGCCCAAGAGGCCGCTCTTCAGGCTGCGGTTGAACACGGCTATTACGAGTCGCCCCGCGAGGTCGACGTCGGCGAGCTCGCCGAGCATCTCGACGTGCCACGGTCAACACTCACCTACCGACTCCGTCGGGCGGAAGAACATTTGGCGAAGCAACATGTCGCCGGCGAGCGGGTAGCTGAAGAACGGCTGGCATCACACTGACGCCAGTAGTTGGAATATTCCAATAAAGACCTATCGAACTCCCGCTCCTACCGTGAAGTGATGACAGAGAATCCGAATATAGCGGGACAGGCGAGCGGGGGCGGGCAGCGACAGGAGTTGACCGCCCGCTTCACCGTCCCCGAGATGGACTGTCCCTCCTGCGCCCAGAAGGTCGACAAGAGCCTCCAGCGCGTCGACGGCGTCGTCGACGCGACGCTCCAGCCGACCACCGGCACGGCGACTGTTACGTACGACCCTGACCGAATCAGCGAATCCGACGTGGTCCAAGCGATCGAAGGTGCCGGCTATGAGGTCGTCGGAGGTTCGGACGCCGAGAGCGATGAGCGAGAGGAGTCGGGCAATGGCGTCGACATCGCGCCACCGTCGGAGGTCTGGACGAGTCCCCGCGCGAAGAAGACGTGGCTCGGCGCGGCGTTCGTCACGCTCGGTCTCCTCTTCGAGTTCCTCCTCACCGGGCAGAACGTCACAGTGGCGAGCGTCCTCGAGTACCCGCTCCATATCGCAGATGTTCTGTTCCTCGGCGCCGTCGCGGCCAGTGGCATCCCCGTCGTCCGTAGCGGGTACTACTCCGCGAAGAACCGAAGTCTGGACATCGACCTGCTGATGGGGACGGCGATCATCGCGGCGACCGGTATCGGCTACTTCGTCGAGGCCGCCACGCTGGCCGTCCTGTTCAGCATCGCCGAACTGCTCGAGGACTATGCGATGGACAGGGCACGGGACTCCCTGCGCGAGCTGATGGAACTCTCGCCCGACGAGGCGACCGTCCGTCGCGATGGTGAGGAAGTGACCGTTCCCGCCGAGGAGGTCGACGTTGGCGAGACCGTCGTCGTCCGCCCCGGCGACAAGATTCCGCTCGACGGGACGGTCATCGACGGCGAGAGTGCAGTCGACCAGTCGCCGATCACGGGCGAGAGTGTCCCCGTCGACAAGGCTACCGGTGACGAGGTCTACGCCGGCGCGATCAACGAAGAGGGGTACCTCGAGGTAGAGGTTACCTCGACCGCTGGCGATTCGACGCTCTCGCGCATCATCGAGATGGTACAGGGTGCACAGGCGAAGAAAACCGAGTCTGAGCAGTTCGTCGACCGCTTCTCGGGCTACTACACGCCTCTCGTCGTCGCGCTGGCAATCCTGACCGCCGCCATCCCGCCGCTGGTCATTGCCGACCCGGTGTCGGTGGACCTCGCCGGATACGGATTCACCTTCGCGGGCAGCTGGCAGACGTGGTTCATCCGCGGGCTCACGCTGCTGGTGATCGCCTGCCCGTGTGCGTTCGTCATCTCCACACCCGTCTCGGTGGTGTCGGGCATTACTAGCGCCGCGAAGAACGGTGTCCTGATCAAGGGCGGCAACTATCTGGAGGCGATGGGCGAGGTCGATGCCGTTGCCGTCGACAAGACCGGGACGCTCACCAAGGGCGAACTCGCCGTCACCGACGTCGTTCCGGTGGGTGACACCACGGAGGACGATCTGCTCCGTCGCGCCGCAGGGCTGGAGCGGCGCAGTGAGCATCCCATCGCCACGGCGATTCTCGCCCGCGCTGAAGAGGCAGGCGTAGGCAACCTGCCCGACCCGACTGGCTTCGAGAGCCTCACCGGGAGGGGCATCCGCGGCGAGATCGACGGCGAGACGTACTATGCGGGTAAGCCAGCGCTCTTCGAAGAGCTCGGCTTCGACCTCGCTCGGGCACGCCGCGAAACGGACGGCGGCGTCATGGCGGAAGAGGCGGCCGAGGTCGACGACGGGGCGTTCGCCGAGGATGCCCTCTCCGCGCTGGAGCAGGAGGGCAAGACGGTCGTTATCGTCGGGACGGAGTCGAAACTGCTGGGTGCAATCGCCATCGCCGACGAGGTGCGCCCGGCCTCAAAGCGGGCCGTCGAACGCCTGCACGAGCTGGGCGTCAAGCGCGTGGTGATGCTCACCGGCGACAACGAGGGCACCGCCCGCGCAATCGCCGAGCAGGTCGGGGTCGACGAGTATCGCGCAGAACTCCTGCCCGACGAGAAGGTCGACGCAGTCGAGGAGTTGCAGGCGGGGTACGGCGAGGTGGCGATGGTCGGTGACGGCATCAACGACGCGCCCGCGCTCGCCACCGCAGAGGTCGGCATCGCGATGGGCGCAGCCGGCACCGACACCGCTCTTGAGACGGCCGATATTGCGTTGATGGGCGACGACGTCGGGAAGCTCCCGTACCTGTACGACCTGTCGCGTACGGCCAACGGCGTGATCCGGCAGAACATCTGGGCGAGCCTCGGCGTAAAGCTCCTGCTGGCGCTGGGCGTGCCGCTGGGTCTGGTCAGCGTTGCGTTGGCGGTCGTTGTCGGTGATATGGGGATGAGCCTCGGTGTCACCGGGAACGCGATGCGGTTGTCGCGAATCGCGCCTGAACGCATGGACGGTAAGACTGGCCAAGAAATGGGTGTATGAACCCATGAAGACTAGCGAGAAAGACAGTGCCACCTTATGCAGAACTGTGTCACTCGTCGAACACGAGAGCAACGAGCTCTCTGAACCCCTTCGGGCAGGTCCAACGAACACGTCGAACTGCTCGAATCCCGTCTCCCGAGAACGGGAACAAGAATAAGGTTACTCCGTTTGAAATCTTCCACAATAATGAACCCTTTCAATGCGATCCGCGAGTTCGAAGCCGATGGAACGACCTACAAAATGGCCGACCTCACCGTCCTCGAAGAGGAAGGCCTCTGTGAACTTGACAAACTCCCGGTCAGTATCCGTGTTATGCTTGAATCCGTCCTCCGTAACGCCGACGGGGAGGACATTACCGAGGACGACATCCGGGCCCTCGCTGGCTGGCAACCGGACGTTCCCGACGCCGACATCCCGTTCCAGCCGTCCCGGGTTATCCTCCAGGACCTCACCGGCGTCCCCGCCGT
This window contains:
- a CDS encoding helix-turn-helix domain-containing protein — encoded protein: MRELVFALEYEPGCNRVADALADHPDARVRSLSLHATAERLWRVDHATGTPEALDAIEDAFLTGDYYADCLATEDCGATQTTRVLDRTDDTLILYSDWERTPTCASVPHIARDHLGDGVLFETRHEGRHYTWRLIHSGDGDVAAFFDALKVAVGECAQMEMLRTADTTSAGGRDGTPSGLPPAQEAALQAAVEHGYYESPREVDVGELAEHLDVPRSTLTYRLRRAEEHLAKQHVAGERVAEERLASH
- a CDS encoding heavy metal translocating P-type ATPase, which produces MTENPNIAGQASGGGQRQELTARFTVPEMDCPSCAQKVDKSLQRVDGVVDATLQPTTGTATVTYDPDRISESDVVQAIEGAGYEVVGGSDAESDEREESGNGVDIAPPSEVWTSPRAKKTWLGAAFVTLGLLFEFLLTGQNVTVASVLEYPLHIADVLFLGAVAASGIPVVRSGYYSAKNRSLDIDLLMGTAIIAATGIGYFVEAATLAVLFSIAELLEDYAMDRARDSLRELMELSPDEATVRRDGEEVTVPAEEVDVGETVVVRPGDKIPLDGTVIDGESAVDQSPITGESVPVDKATGDEVYAGAINEEGYLEVEVTSTAGDSTLSRIIEMVQGAQAKKTESEQFVDRFSGYYTPLVVALAILTAAIPPLVIADPVSVDLAGYGFTFAGSWQTWFIRGLTLLVIACPCAFVISTPVSVVSGITSAAKNGVLIKGGNYLEAMGEVDAVAVDKTGTLTKGELAVTDVVPVGDTTEDDLLRRAAGLERRSEHPIATAILARAEEAGVGNLPDPTGFESLTGRGIRGEIDGETYYAGKPALFEELGFDLARARRETDGGVMAEEAAEVDDGAFAEDALSALEQEGKTVVIVGTESKLLGAIAIADEVRPASKRAVERLHELGVKRVVMLTGDNEGTARAIAEQVGVDEYRAELLPDEKVDAVEELQAGYGEVAMVGDGINDAPALATAEVGIAMGAAGTDTALETADIALMGDDVGKLPYLYDLSRTANGVIRQNIWASLGVKLLLALGVPLGLVSVALAVVVGDMGMSLGVTGNAMRLSRIAPERMDGKTGQEMGV